Sequence from the Methanobacterium alkalithermotolerans genome:
TGATTCTAAGATTATTAAATTAAAAAATTCAACCTCTAAACCAAAAAAAAATAATGCCGGGGAAAAATTCAGCAATTATAAAATGGAACAGGATTCTTCAAACTTTAAAATGGATAGCAAAATTAAGCTTTCCTCAATAAATGAGGATAAAATTAATTACAATCCCCCTTTAGCTGATTATGAAGGCATAGATTTAAGAGAAAATTCCCTCATGGAAAGGGATATTAATGAACTGGACTTTTTTGAAGCAGAATTATTTGAACTATGCCAGAAATTGGGCCGTAAAATAGCTAATAAGAGGGCCAGGAGAAATAAACGCTCTAAAACTAACCGGATAGATATAAGGAGGAGCATTCGAAAAAATTTGAAATATGGAGGGGTTTTAATTGAGCTGGAGAAGCGAAAACCCTACTTAAAAAAGAACCAGCACTTCTTTTTAAGTGATGTTAGCGGGTCCTGCGACTGGATAAGTAACTGGTTTTTCTGCATGGTTTATGCTGCTCAGAAATCATTTAACCAGTCCCGGTTTTTTGATTTTGATAATAAGTCCGTGGAAACTACCAGGGCTCTTTCTGAAAAAAACCTCATGGAGGGTTTCACCAGGGTACGAGAAATACGCCAGAAAAATATAATGATGCATGGTACTTCCAATATGTACACTGCCTTTAATAGTTTTATTAAACAGGCCAATCTTAATCATAAATCCATAGTATTAATATTGACGGACTGTCGTGATTGGGCTGGACCAAAAAAATTTAAAAAACCTTTAAGTGCAGATTTAATGGAACATATGTGCCGTATTTCTAAAAAAGTTATAATTTTAAACCCTGAACCAAAAATTAAATGGAATGTGGTGGATAGTTGTGTTTCAGATTATGAGGATGCGGGAGCACAAATAATGGAGGTTAGAAACCTCAAACAACTGGCCCGATTGGTGGAACACATTTAGTTTAATTTATTGTTTAGAAAAAATCAAGGGTTACTTTTTTTTCTTCTTTTAATTCCTTGGGTGGTTCTAACGATTTAAATTCCAGCCCATCTTCTTCTAATAGTTCCAGAGCATCTTCAGTTATAGATGGAGCCACTATAATACCCCTGACCTGACCCTTATTATCTTCAAAATCTTTAAGATACCTTTTTAATTGTTTTACCGCATTAGTGCCGGCTTTTCTACTTTTTAATTCAAGTATCATCAGCTGACCATTCTCATCCTTTCCCAGAATATCAATGAATCCCTTGGAGGTGGAGTATTCCTTATCAGTGGGCCGGAAACCCTTTTCAATTAATTCTGGATGTTTCCAGATCATTTCTCCCATGTCCTTTTCATGCCCGCATACTTCCAGTTCCTGAGAATCCCGACCCAGATAGTAAGATACCAGGTGCACATTTTTTATTTCTACTTCCAGATGTTCTGGAGGGGTTCTACGCACACTCTCTAAAATAACAATTCCATTCTCCATCCTTACTTTAGAACGGGACTTAGGTGGCTGCCAGTTCACAGGATCCAGTTTACGGTCCTGGTGTATTAAAAAGGAACCATCTGGTTTAATAATTATCATCCTTTCTCCTAATCCTAATTTACTCCGTGCTCGACCTTCATAAGTGGCCTGACAGCAGGCAAATAAGGTTATAACGGCCCTTTTTCTGAGTCCTTCATCGATAATCCTGAAACAATCAGATGGGGAAGGATTTTCCCGGGATATAAATTTCATAGAACTAAGTTGATTTTTTAGTATACATAACCATTTCGAATACCCCTGGACTTATAAAAATTCAAGAAAAAATTATATACAAAAATTTCAATTTTCTTCCCTTCCTGCCTCCCGGTGGATGCAATCAAGGGGAGGATGAATATCCTTAAGATGGATTTATGTACCACCTGCATCTAAATATGTTAGTACTTAATAGAACTCTAAAAAT
This genomic interval carries:
- a CDS encoding VWA domain-containing protein; the encoded protein is MKVQMEDVARLSSNLRKKGILVSIRSTHNAFLASQFFSDIKTAETYNYLKEALSAVYVKNKDQLKEFNQAFDATFKAKDDSKIIKLKNSTSKPKKNNAGEKFSNYKMEQDSSNFKMDSKIKLSSINEDKINYNPPLADYEGIDLRENSLMERDINELDFFEAELFELCQKLGRKIANKRARRNKRSKTNRIDIRRSIRKNLKYGGVLIELEKRKPYLKKNQHFFLSDVSGSCDWISNWFFCMVYAAQKSFNQSRFFDFDNKSVETTRALSEKNLMEGFTRVREIRQKNIMMHGTSNMYTAFNSFIKQANLNHKSIVLILTDCRDWAGPKKFKKPLSADLMEHMCRISKKVIILNPEPKIKWNVVDSCVSDYEDAGAQIMEVRNLKQLARLVEHI
- the nucS gene encoding endonuclease NucS — protein: MKFISRENPSPSDCFRIIDEGLRKRAVITLFACCQATYEGRARSKLGLGERMIIIKPDGSFLIHQDRKLDPVNWQPPKSRSKVRMENGIVILESVRRTPPEHLEVEIKNVHLVSYYLGRDSQELEVCGHEKDMGEMIWKHPELIEKGFRPTDKEYSTSKGFIDILGKDENGQLMILELKSRKAGTNAVKQLKRYLKDFEDNKGQVRGIIVAPSITEDALELLEEDGLEFKSLEPPKELKEEKKVTLDFF